A window from Mycolicibacterium tokaiense encodes these proteins:
- a CDS encoding ATP-grasp enzyme, which produces MTATATVAPAAEVTRRPVAAAPARTLLALAGLGATLPLDAALVGLALLFVRPTTPAAHPRPRTVLISGAKMTKALALARSFHAAGHRVILVESAKYRFTGHRLSRAVDRFHVVPEPHEPGYAEALLEVVRREHVDVYVPVSSPAASVHDADARALLDGVCEVIHVDSRMVRNLDDKVRFSRAATTLGLRVPDSHQITDARQIQDFPFPPGRSYILKRVAYNPVGRMDLTRLSADTPERNVAFARSLHISEDDPWILQEFIAGQEYCTHSTVRQGRVQVYGCCESSAFQINYAQVDKPEIHNWVQRFAAGTGITGQVSFDFIEGPDGHPYAIECNPRTHSAITMFYDHPGVAAAYLEDGHPMIVPNPSARPTYWIYHELWRLLTQPRRLARLRTIVSGTDAVFSWQDPLPYFGLHHLQIPALLLGNLRARKGWSRIDFNIGKLVEPGGD; this is translated from the coding sequence GTGACCGCCACCGCCACGGTCGCACCGGCAGCGGAGGTGACCCGCCGGCCGGTGGCAGCGGCTCCGGCACGCACTCTGCTGGCGCTGGCAGGCCTGGGTGCCACGCTGCCGCTGGACGCCGCGCTGGTGGGTCTGGCGCTGCTGTTCGTGCGACCCACCACGCCGGCGGCGCATCCACGTCCCCGGACCGTGCTGATCAGCGGCGCCAAGATGACCAAGGCGCTGGCGTTGGCGCGGTCGTTCCATGCCGCCGGGCACCGGGTGATCCTGGTGGAGTCGGCGAAGTACCGCTTCACCGGACACCGCCTGTCCCGGGCCGTCGACCGCTTCCACGTGGTGCCCGAACCCCACGAACCGGGCTACGCCGAAGCGCTGCTGGAGGTGGTGCGCCGGGAACACGTCGACGTGTACGTCCCGGTGTCCAGCCCGGCCGCCAGCGTGCACGACGCCGACGCCCGGGCACTACTCGACGGCGTGTGCGAGGTCATCCACGTCGACTCGCGCATGGTCCGCAATCTCGACGACAAGGTCCGGTTCTCCCGCGCGGCAACAACTCTGGGGCTGCGAGTCCCGGACTCCCATCAGATCACCGACGCCCGCCAGATCCAGGACTTCCCGTTCCCACCCGGGCGCAGTTACATCCTCAAGCGGGTGGCCTACAACCCGGTCGGCCGGATGGACCTCACCCGGCTGTCGGCGGATACACCCGAGCGCAACGTCGCCTTCGCGCGCAGCCTGCACATCAGCGAGGACGATCCGTGGATCCTGCAGGAGTTCATCGCGGGACAGGAGTACTGCACCCACAGCACCGTTCGCCAGGGCCGGGTCCAGGTCTACGGCTGCTGTGAGTCATCGGCGTTCCAGATCAACTACGCACAGGTGGACAAGCCCGAGATCCACAACTGGGTCCAGCGCTTCGCCGCAGGCACAGGCATCACCGGTCAGGTGTCGTTCGACTTCATCGAGGGTCCCGACGGTCACCCGTACGCCATCGAGTGCAACCCGCGGACCCATTCGGCCATCACGATGTTCTACGACCACCCTGGCGTGGCCGCGGCGTATCTCGAGGACGGTCACCCCATGATCGTGCCCAATCCCTCGGCCCGACCGACGTACTGGATCTATCACGAGCTGTGGCGGCTGCTCACCCAGCCGCGCCGGCTGGCCCGCCTGCGCACCATCGTCTCCGGAACGGACGCGGTGTTCTCCTGGCAGGACCCGCTGCCCTACTTCGGGTTACATCATCTGCAGATCCCGGCACTGCTGCTGGGCAACCTGCGCGCCCGAAAAGGCTGGAGCCGCATCGACTTCAACATCGGCAAGCTGGTGGAGCCTGGTGGGGATTGA
- a CDS encoding sedoheptulose 7-phosphate cyclase yields MSTMAATVTQDDKAFHVVGHETISYDLVYVDGVFDVGQTALADCYRPYGRALMVVDESVYALYSRQIHAYFDHHGITLTVVPIQIRETAKSLETFERIVGEFDTFGLVRTEPVLVVGGGLTTDVAGFACASYRRNTPYIRIPTTLIGLIDASVSIKVAVNHGKHKNRLGAYHASSTVFLDFSFLATLPEDQVRNGMAELIKIAVVGNSEIFGLLEDFGPELLRTRFGHRDGTPQLREVAHRLTYQAIATMLELEAPNLHEIDLDRVIAFGHTWSPTLELTPERPFFHGHAINIDMALSTTLAEQRGHLSANDRDRVLGVMSSLGLALDSEHLTPELLASATESILRTRDGLLRAAVPDPIGHCRFLNDVTVDELADTLTLHKKLCLDFDRGGDGLDMFTPVDTEDDAR; encoded by the coding sequence ATGAGCACCATGGCTGCCACAGTCACCCAGGACGACAAGGCTTTTCACGTCGTCGGACACGAGACCATCTCCTACGACCTGGTCTATGTCGACGGCGTGTTCGACGTCGGACAGACCGCTCTGGCCGACTGCTACCGCCCCTACGGCCGCGCACTGATGGTGGTGGACGAGTCGGTCTACGCGCTCTACAGCCGGCAGATCCACGCCTACTTCGATCACCACGGAATCACGTTGACCGTGGTGCCCATCCAGATCCGCGAGACGGCCAAGTCGCTGGAGACCTTCGAGCGCATCGTCGGAGAGTTCGACACCTTCGGGCTGGTGCGCACCGAACCGGTGCTGGTGGTCGGCGGCGGGCTGACCACCGACGTGGCCGGATTCGCCTGCGCCAGCTACCGGCGCAACACGCCCTACATCCGCATCCCCACCACCTTGATCGGCCTCATCGACGCCAGCGTCTCGATCAAGGTGGCTGTCAACCACGGCAAGCACAAGAACCGCCTCGGCGCCTACCACGCGTCATCGACGGTGTTCCTGGACTTCTCCTTCCTGGCCACCCTGCCCGAGGACCAGGTACGCAACGGCATGGCCGAGCTGATCAAGATCGCCGTCGTCGGCAACAGCGAGATCTTCGGGCTGCTGGAGGATTTCGGTCCGGAACTGCTGCGCACCCGGTTCGGCCACCGCGACGGCACCCCGCAGTTGCGGGAGGTGGCCCACCGGCTCACCTACCAGGCCATCGCCACCATGCTCGAACTCGAAGCGCCCAATCTGCACGAGATCGATCTCGACCGGGTGATCGCGTTCGGCCACACCTGGAGTCCCACTTTGGAACTCACTCCGGAGCGGCCGTTCTTCCACGGCCACGCCATCAACATCGACATGGCGCTGTCCACCACCCTCGCCGAGCAGCGGGGACATCTCAGTGCCAACGATCGCGACCGCGTGCTGGGCGTGATGAGTTCCCTGGGCCTGGCACTCGACAGCGAACACCTGACGCCGGAGCTGCTGGCGTCGGCCACCGAATCGATCCTGCGCACCCGCGACGGGCTGCTGCGCGCCGCGGTGCCGGACCCGATCGGTCACTGCCGCTTCCTCAACGACGTCACCGTCGACGAGCTGGCCGACACCTTGACGCTGCACAAGAAGCTGTGCCTGGACTTCGACCGTGGCGGCGACGGGTTGGACATGTTCACCCCGGTGGACACCGAGGACGACGCGCGGTGA
- a CDS encoding DUF4194 domain-containing protein codes for MTDADIDFSSLPQVDQNTRTPHAKRPRFDGDVSELPDRACWALQQLLTRRYISAEADRDLYSWVLEYRKDLTVRLSELDLLLRIVEGVEVAFVEQARYESARGAKLLRREPLGTYDSILALHLAQMMRASGDSTVLISRDEVHGLFAGVLNDVDRDTVTFTARIDAAIARLAGLDILRRSRDDEDSYTVSPVITAVMTASVIAELQQQFEVLLRGGAPQEEVVLDA; via the coding sequence ATGACAGATGCCGACATCGACTTCTCCTCGCTGCCGCAGGTCGACCAGAACACCCGCACCCCGCACGCGAAGCGCCCGCGCTTCGACGGTGATGTCAGCGAGCTGCCCGACCGTGCCTGCTGGGCACTGCAGCAGCTGCTCACCCGCCGCTACATCAGCGCCGAGGCCGACCGCGACCTCTACAGCTGGGTGCTGGAGTACCGTAAGGACCTCACTGTCCGGCTCTCGGAACTGGACCTGCTGCTGCGCATTGTGGAGGGCGTCGAAGTCGCGTTCGTCGAGCAGGCCCGCTACGAATCCGCCAGGGGCGCCAAGCTGTTGCGCCGCGAACCACTGGGCACCTATGACTCCATCCTGGCCCTGCACCTGGCCCAGATGATGCGCGCTTCGGGCGACAGCACAGTGTTGATCAGCCGCGACGAGGTGCACGGCCTGTTCGCCGGGGTGCTCAACGACGTCGACCGCGACACCGTGACCTTCACCGCCCGCATCGACGCCGCGATCGCCCGGTTGGCCGGCCTGGACATCCTGCGCCGCAGCCGCGACGACGAGGACAGCTACACCGTCAGCCCCGTCATCACCGCCGTCATGACGGCATCGGTGATCGCCGAGCTTCAGCAGCAGTTCGAGGTGCTGCTGCGCGGCGGCGCCCCTCAAGAGGAAGTAGTGCTCGATGCCTGA
- a CDS encoding TetR/AcrR family transcriptional regulator, whose protein sequence is MTPAERSVSETGQDARVARTRTDVSRAALHVLTTEGAEALTHAHVAEIAGYSKTTLYTHWPSRLELIMMALDALGDMPHLSPTGDLRTDLIAELQVFRSAMDDLRLDQILAVMTQWASADEMAQLRDRINSDGQRPLRTMLAEITEGPRLEASVSMLSGVVACPSLMFGTRPSDAVIEAAVDLVLAGLGT, encoded by the coding sequence GTGACACCGGCGGAACGCTCCGTGTCGGAGACCGGCCAGGATGCCCGGGTGGCGCGCACCCGCACCGATGTGTCACGCGCCGCGCTTCATGTGCTCACCACCGAAGGCGCCGAAGCGCTGACCCACGCCCACGTCGCCGAGATCGCCGGTTACTCCAAAACCACGCTCTACACCCACTGGCCGTCGCGACTCGAACTGATCATGATGGCTCTCGACGCCTTGGGGGACATGCCCCACCTGAGTCCCACCGGCGATCTGCGCACCGACCTGATCGCCGAATTGCAGGTGTTCCGCAGCGCCATGGACGACCTGCGCCTCGATCAGATCCTGGCGGTCATGACGCAGTGGGCATCCGCCGATGAGATGGCACAACTGCGCGACAGGATCAACAGCGACGGTCAGCGCCCGTTGCGCACCATGCTCGCCGAGATCACCGAAGGCCCGCGGCTCGAGGCGTCGGTGTCCATGCTCTCCGGGGTGGTGGCCTGTCCGAGCCTGATGTTCGGCACCCGGCCCTCGGACGCGGTGATCGAGGCCGCCGTCGATCTGGTGCTGGCCGGCCTCGGCACCTGA
- a CDS encoding ATP-binding protein, giving the protein MPEQFHLSRLQVINWGVFDGYHSIPFSEGGALIAGASGSGKSSLLDAISLGFLPFNRRNFNASGDNSAAGSSAGRRTVDKYVRGAWGQRSDGGTSKVMYLRGDGTAWSAIAVTYTSNTGRTVTGLVLKWLTGESRSDSSSRFVLADGDRDIEDVCNRWAAGRFDTGVFKDDNWRFSTKVESQYLAQLYATIGIRASDAAQQLLGKAKSLKSVGGLEQFVREFMLDEPDSLARLPEALKQIDPLVEARELLAVAQRKRKILGDIEKIQQRYASESSDLGIIDLVDAPMVRAYTDHIRLQQCPAQIESLDNTIDQLGNEYEDVTRSLNLAKAEADSLNAQISGSSASIGPLQSQVQAAEAQAEEVSRRRNAYESLLEAQDIRPPDSADDFWNLREELTTAATELMAKLDRSREASTDAEYGQKVARMARDDAAKELKRVEHVGSALPESAITMRELICTALGLDATELPYIAELMDLRPEHNRWRVAVEKVLRGVGLRLLVPDRHYGAVLRFVNETNMRGRLQLHHVRASLVGKEPDDAEPNTLAGKLFVVDPTHPCAAEAADVVAAAGDHICVDTPDVFPRFRRAVTDTGLFKDSDRLAVKDDRRPLKQSDYIYQGDVRAKIDALTVDLAAAEEAYQKARRAADDIAAERQQMRDRAAANKAICEQFPQWNHIDTETADKHHDRLREQFEILLADHPDIEALSARSEECWAEIQTLMTRRGAIQTRRDDLDRRRTQLLELSERLQPAFVSEPLTELLHRYADDVPVALELLNPEPHREAVFTTIRREREQLRESRRRSYDELARILNTFDTAFPDAIPNDSDVFDERVHDYVALCRHIDERELPEAYERMMRLVTEQAPDAILTLHRVAEQETRRISEQITRVNTGLGAVEFNRGTRLTLRATPRHLTAVAELTDIVKAISRRIAEVGLGDKQAILDQYADILRLRNRLASTAPEDKAWTRDALDVRNRFTFDCAEWDVRTEELIRTHSNAGDNSGGEQEKLMAFCLAGALSFNLASPDAGDNKPVFAQLMLDEAFSKSDPQFAQQALQAFRKFGFQLVIVATVQNATTIQPYIDSVVMVSKKEATGRNARPVATVATKTISDFTTLRREMTAAAQVPAGV; this is encoded by the coding sequence ATGCCTGAGCAGTTCCACCTGTCCCGCCTGCAGGTCATCAACTGGGGGGTGTTCGACGGCTACCACTCCATTCCGTTCAGCGAGGGCGGCGCACTGATCGCCGGAGCCTCCGGCAGCGGCAAATCCTCACTGCTGGACGCGATCTCACTGGGCTTCCTGCCCTTCAACCGCCGCAACTTCAACGCCTCCGGCGACAACTCCGCGGCCGGCTCCAGCGCGGGCAGGCGCACCGTCGACAAGTACGTGCGCGGCGCCTGGGGCCAGCGCAGTGACGGCGGCACCTCCAAGGTGATGTACCTGCGCGGTGACGGCACCGCGTGGTCGGCCATCGCGGTGACCTACACCAGCAACACCGGGCGCACCGTCACCGGCCTGGTGCTCAAGTGGCTGACCGGTGAATCCCGCTCGGACTCCTCCAGCCGCTTCGTCCTCGCCGACGGCGACCGAGACATCGAGGACGTCTGCAACCGCTGGGCGGCAGGCCGTTTCGACACCGGTGTCTTCAAGGACGACAACTGGCGCTTCTCCACCAAGGTCGAGTCGCAGTACCTGGCCCAGCTGTACGCCACCATCGGCATCCGCGCCTCCGACGCCGCCCAGCAGCTGCTCGGCAAGGCCAAGTCGCTCAAGAGCGTCGGCGGGCTGGAGCAGTTCGTCCGCGAGTTCATGCTCGACGAGCCCGACAGCCTGGCCCGGCTGCCCGAGGCCCTCAAGCAGATCGACCCCCTGGTGGAGGCCCGCGAACTGTTGGCCGTCGCGCAGCGCAAGCGCAAGATCCTCGGCGACATCGAGAAGATCCAGCAGCGCTACGCCTCCGAATCCTCCGACCTGGGCATCATCGACCTGGTGGATGCCCCGATGGTGCGCGCCTACACCGATCACATCCGACTGCAGCAGTGCCCGGCGCAGATCGAGTCGCTGGACAACACCATCGATCAGTTGGGCAACGAGTACGAAGACGTCACCCGGTCGCTGAATCTGGCCAAGGCCGAGGCGGATTCGCTCAACGCCCAGATCAGTGGGTCCAGCGCCAGCATCGGTCCGCTGCAGTCGCAGGTGCAGGCCGCCGAGGCCCAGGCCGAGGAAGTCTCGCGACGCCGCAACGCCTACGAGTCACTGCTGGAAGCTCAGGACATCCGGCCACCGGACAGTGCCGACGACTTCTGGAACCTACGCGAGGAACTCACCACCGCGGCCACCGAACTGATGGCCAAACTGGACCGCAGCCGGGAGGCGTCCACCGACGCCGAGTACGGCCAGAAGGTGGCGCGGATGGCCCGCGATGACGCCGCCAAGGAACTCAAACGTGTCGAGCACGTCGGTTCCGCCCTGCCTGAGTCAGCCATCACCATGCGCGAACTCATCTGCACGGCACTCGGTCTGGACGCCACAGAACTGCCCTACATCGCCGAGCTGATGGATCTGCGACCCGAGCACAACCGGTGGCGGGTGGCAGTGGAGAAGGTGCTGCGCGGTGTCGGCCTGCGCCTGCTGGTGCCCGACCGCCACTACGGCGCGGTGCTGCGCTTCGTGAACGAGACCAACATGCGCGGACGCCTGCAGCTGCACCACGTGCGGGCCTCGCTGGTCGGCAAGGAACCTGACGACGCCGAGCCGAACACGTTGGCCGGCAAGCTGTTCGTCGTCGATCCCACCCATCCGTGCGCGGCCGAGGCCGCCGATGTGGTGGCCGCCGCCGGTGATCACATCTGCGTCGACACCCCCGACGTGTTCCCCCGGTTCCGGCGTGCGGTCACCGACACCGGCCTGTTCAAGGATTCCGACCGACTGGCCGTCAAGGACGACCGACGTCCGCTCAAACAGTCCGACTACATCTACCAGGGTGACGTGCGGGCCAAGATCGATGCGCTCACCGTGGATCTCGCCGCCGCCGAGGAGGCCTACCAGAAAGCCCGCCGCGCTGCGGACGACATCGCGGCCGAACGCCAGCAGATGCGTGACCGCGCGGCCGCCAACAAGGCCATCTGCGAACAGTTTCCACAGTGGAACCACATCGACACCGAGACCGCCGACAAGCACCACGACCGACTGCGCGAACAGTTCGAGATCCTGCTGGCCGATCATCCGGACATCGAGGCACTCTCAGCCCGCTCCGAGGAGTGCTGGGCCGAGATCCAGACGCTGATGACGCGCCGCGGCGCCATCCAGACCCGCCGCGACGACCTGGATCGCCGGCGGACCCAGCTGCTCGAGCTGTCCGAGCGTCTGCAGCCGGCCTTCGTCTCCGAGCCGCTGACCGAACTGCTGCACCGCTACGCCGACGACGTGCCGGTGGCGCTGGAGTTGCTCAACCCCGAACCGCACCGCGAAGCGGTGTTCACCACCATCCGCCGTGAGCGCGAGCAGCTGCGGGAGAGCCGCAGACGCTCCTATGACGAGCTGGCCCGTATCCTCAACACATTCGACACGGCGTTCCCCGACGCGATCCCCAACGACAGCGACGTGTTCGACGAGCGGGTGCACGACTACGTGGCGCTGTGCCGGCACATCGACGAACGCGAGCTGCCCGAGGCCTACGAGCGGATGATGCGCCTGGTCACCGAGCAGGCACCGGACGCCATCCTGACGCTGCACCGGGTGGCCGAGCAGGAGACCCGGCGCATCAGTGAGCAGATCACCCGCGTCAACACCGGCCTCGGCGCCGTCGAGTTCAACCGCGGCACCCGGCTGACACTGCGGGCCACTCCGCGCCACCTGACCGCCGTGGCCGAGCTCACTGACATCGTCAAGGCCATCTCGCGGCGCATCGCCGAGGTGGGGCTGGGCGACAAGCAGGCCATCCTGGACCAGTACGCCGACATCCTGCGGCTGCGCAACCGGTTGGCGTCGACGGCGCCGGAGGACAAGGCCTGGACGCGCGACGCACTCGATGTGCGCAACCGGTTCACCTTCGACTGTGCCGAATGGGATGTGCGGACCGAGGAATTGATCCGCACGCACAGCAATGCCGGCGACAACTCCGGCGGCGAGCAGGAGAAGCTGATGGCCTTCTGTCTGGCGGGCGCGCTCAGCTTCAACCTCGCCAGCCCTGATGCCGGCGACAACAAGCCGGTGTTCGCGCAGCTGATGCTCGACGAGGCGTTCAGCAAGTCCGACCCGCAGTTCGCGCAGCAGGCGCTGCAGGCGTTCCGCAAGTTCGGCTTCCAGCTGGTGATCGTGGCGACGGTGCAGAACGCCACCACCATCCAGCCCTACATCGACAGTGTGGTGATGGTGTCCAAAAAGGAGGCCACCGGCCGCAATGCCCGCCCGGTCGCGACTGTGGCGACCAAGACCATCTCCGACTTCACCACGCTGCGCCGGGAGATGACGGCGGCGGCGCAGGTGCCCGCCGGGGTGTAG
- a CDS encoding HAD family hydrolase: MSAILFGSISTLADTSELQRRAFNEAFQAHGLDWNWSRDDYASMLGSNGGQNRIADYASAKGVDVDAAEVHATKSSIFQELLGSVGVSPRAGVLDTVKEARQQGVSLGFVTTTSPENVAALLSALSPDLSTDSFDIVVDKTSVSDVKPDPAVYLYALEQLGEDAGTVVAIEDNQGGVQAASAAGISCVAFPNENTADGDFSAATTTVDTLDAETVLALIKEAR, from the coding sequence ATGTCCGCAATCCTGTTCGGTTCGATCAGCACTCTGGCTGATACCTCCGAGCTGCAACGTCGCGCCTTCAACGAGGCCTTCCAGGCGCACGGCCTGGACTGGAACTGGTCGCGCGACGACTATGCGTCGATGCTCGGCTCCAACGGCGGCCAGAACCGCATCGCCGACTACGCCTCGGCCAAGGGCGTCGACGTCGACGCCGCCGAGGTGCACGCCACCAAATCCTCGATCTTCCAGGAACTGCTCGGCTCGGTCGGGGTGTCGCCGCGGGCCGGCGTCCTGGACACTGTGAAAGAAGCCAGGCAGCAAGGTGTTTCGCTCGGTTTCGTCACCACCACCTCACCGGAGAACGTCGCGGCTCTGCTGTCCGCGCTGTCCCCGGACCTCAGCACCGACAGCTTCGACATCGTGGTCGACAAGACGTCGGTCTCGGACGTCAAACCCGACCCGGCGGTGTATCTGTACGCCCTCGAGCAGCTCGGTGAGGACGCCGGCACCGTCGTCGCCATCGAGGACAACCAGGGCGGCGTGCAGGCCGCCTCCGCCGCCGGCATCAGCTGCGTGGCCTTCCCCAACGAGAACACCGCCGACGGTGATTTCTCCGCCGCCACCACCACCGTCGACACGCTGGACGCCGAAACCGTCCTCGCCCTCATCAAGGAGGCTCGATGA
- a CDS encoding O-methyltransferase: MTGAALTPRPVTPTSILAAELAELCRELGTVAGLPAAVLDRAQRAGALAAGLDPYLDRCTSPESTALARLSERTAHTDWSARADGAVFLEQEMLSGHVEGKALQFLLHLSRCTRVLEIGMFTGYSALAMAEAMPAGGTVLACEIDPDVARFARECFDASPFGDRITIAVGPALETLHQLPDTEPPFDFVFIDADKAGYLGYVDFLLSSPLLGPEAVIAVDNTLMQGQPYTGSGVTANGAAIATFNQAIADDPRVEQVLIPLRDGLTLIRRTPA, encoded by the coding sequence GTGACCGGTGCCGCCCTCACCCCGAGGCCGGTGACCCCGACCAGCATCCTGGCCGCCGAACTCGCCGAGTTGTGCCGCGAACTCGGCACCGTCGCCGGTCTGCCGGCGGCGGTGCTCGACCGCGCGCAGCGGGCCGGCGCCCTGGCCGCGGGCCTGGACCCCTACCTGGACCGGTGCACCTCCCCCGAATCGACCGCGCTGGCCCGGCTGAGCGAACGCACCGCGCACACGGACTGGAGCGCCCGCGCCGACGGTGCGGTGTTCCTCGAGCAGGAGATGCTCTCCGGTCACGTGGAGGGCAAGGCGCTGCAGTTCCTGCTGCACCTCTCGCGCTGCACCCGGGTGCTGGAAATCGGGATGTTCACCGGTTATTCGGCGCTCGCGATGGCCGAGGCCATGCCCGCCGGGGGAACGGTGCTGGCCTGCGAGATCGATCCGGACGTGGCCCGCTTCGCTCGGGAATGCTTCGACGCCTCACCGTTCGGGGACCGCATCACCATCGCGGTGGGCCCGGCACTGGAGACGCTGCACCAGCTGCCCGACACCGAGCCGCCCTTCGACTTCGTGTTCATCGACGCAGACAAAGCCGGTTACCTGGGCTACGTCGACTTCCTGCTGAGCAGCCCGCTACTGGGACCAGAGGCCGTCATCGCCGTCGACAACACGCTGATGCAGGGCCAGCCCTACACCGGCTCGGGCGTGACGGCCAACGGGGCGGCCATCGCGACGTTCAACCAGGCGATCGCCGACGACCCCCGGGTCGAGCAGGTGCTCATTCCGTTGCGCGATGGGCTGACGCTCATTCGGAGAACGCCCGCGTGA